The following coding sequences lie in one Fimbriiglobus ruber genomic window:
- a CDS encoding ArnT family glycosyltransferase, whose translation MAPADDELYYWCWAEHLQLSYYDHPPMTAYLIRASTEVFGDTLFAVRFPALVASLFVLAVIGWLSRPRHLLAWVVFTPLYTFGGVINTPDTPLLLFWAAYLAWLVVAHQRLSGPPSETTGTVNADDETAPKTRAGSIPFWLWTIGGVILGCGMLSKYTTGLLVPAGFLTFLLSGKSWRTWVPGYIYHGVVSSVVFTPVILFNWKYDFAPIRYQWGHAMATDDSGFQPFGEFVGVQLLLFGTLPFILFPWVLWNFRRLAADPRLRVCACLYAAPFGFFLYKALRGPLEGNWALACYIAFWPLAAHWYEGVRGSIRWRVFSYATFMIPATCVVLVIVHLIHPVGLLPSANDRITRQFVINDVMREAAEAVKARGDGLPVYTVSYQTTSFLRFYGADARQIEGVTRPSHFTMTPEHLTDVDRAYVFFEGPLPEEFASGFDPPQIIKNFPIVVRGDLYSYYQLLLYTRHKPQVAKPETTGCAVVADRP comes from the coding sequence ATGGCCCCAGCCGATGACGAACTTTACTACTGGTGCTGGGCCGAACACCTCCAGCTGAGCTATTACGACCACCCGCCCATGACGGCCTATTTGATTCGTGCTTCCACCGAGGTGTTCGGGGATACGTTGTTCGCGGTGCGCTTTCCGGCCCTCGTGGCGAGCCTTTTTGTTCTCGCGGTGATCGGCTGGTTGAGTCGGCCGCGGCACCTGCTCGCCTGGGTCGTTTTCACTCCGCTTTACACGTTCGGCGGGGTTATCAACACCCCGGACACGCCGTTGCTACTCTTTTGGGCCGCGTACCTCGCCTGGCTGGTCGTCGCGCACCAGCGTCTTTCCGGTCCTCCCTCGGAAACGACCGGGACTGTGAACGCGGACGATGAGACCGCCCCGAAAACACGGGCGGGTTCGATTCCTTTTTGGTTATGGACGATCGGCGGCGTCATCCTCGGCTGCGGGATGTTGAGTAAGTACACGACCGGGTTACTGGTGCCGGCTGGGTTTCTGACTTTCTTGTTGTCGGGCAAATCGTGGCGAACGTGGGTGCCGGGGTACATCTACCACGGCGTCGTCTCGTCCGTCGTCTTCACGCCGGTCATCTTGTTTAACTGGAAATACGACTTTGCCCCGATTCGGTATCAGTGGGGCCACGCGATGGCGACGGACGACTCCGGGTTCCAGCCGTTCGGGGAGTTCGTGGGCGTTCAACTCCTGCTGTTCGGGACGTTGCCGTTCATCCTCTTCCCGTGGGTGCTGTGGAACTTCCGCCGGCTCGCGGCCGACCCGCGGTTGCGGGTGTGCGCGTGCTTGTACGCCGCCCCGTTCGGATTTTTTCTCTACAAGGCGCTGCGCGGGCCCCTCGAAGGGAACTGGGCGCTCGCGTGCTACATCGCGTTCTGGCCGCTGGCCGCCCACTGGTACGAAGGCGTTCGCGGCTCGATTCGCTGGCGGGTTTTCTCGTACGCGACGTTCATGATTCCCGCAACGTGTGTCGTCCTGGTGATCGTCCACCTCATTCACCCGGTCGGCTTGCTCCCGTCGGCGAACGACCGGATCACGCGGCAGTTCGTGATCAACGACGTCATGCGGGAAGCGGCCGAAGCCGTCAAGGCTCGGGGCGACGGTCTTCCCGTGTACACGGTGTCGTACCAGACGACGTCGTTCTTGCGGTTTTACGGCGCCGACGCCCGACAGATCGAAGGGGTGACGCGACCGAGTCATTTCACGATGACGCCCGAACACCTGACCGACGTCGATCGCGCTTACGTGTTTTTCGAGGGCCCGCTTCCGGAGGAATTTGCCTCCGGCTTCGATCCGCCCCAGATCATCAAGAATTTCCCGATCGTGGTGCGAGGCGATCTCTATTCCTATTACCAACTGTTGCTTTACACCCGCCACAAGCCGCAGGTGGCGAAGCCCGAGACGACCGGTTGCGCGGTGGTTGCCGACCGCCCGTAA
- a CDS encoding ribonuclease D, translating to MARRRALPTNLPESVVANPDELAECVEHVRAASCLALDTEFVGEDSYRPDLCLIQVATQDRLIVIDPFGTGPLDAFWELLLDPARVVVVHAGREEVRMCRFAIGRPPANVFDAQIAAGLVGFTYPIGYAGLVQEVLGARAHKGETLTDWRRRPLTPAQIKYAYDDVRYLLPIWAWLTDRLKRNDRLGWAAEEFAAFVRRAVNDDPAVEKWRKLKGMGGLNARELAVAREVFEWREAFAARLNRPPRVLLRDDLIVEIARRSPARAEDLHTLRGLPRGEADAILAAVRRAHALAPADCPEVTERDNDLPHVSTLASLLGVVLAEYCARIKIAPNLVATTQDLKALVRARQPGGRRPPESALAAGWRAAFIRPHLEAILDGREVIRVSDPASPTPISVHPFPAPDDSAPAAASRESAAEPDDRI from the coding sequence ATGGCCCGCCGTCGCGCATTGCCGACTAACTTGCCCGAGTCCGTGGTCGCCAACCCGGACGAACTCGCCGAGTGCGTCGAACACGTCCGCGCGGCTTCGTGTCTGGCTCTGGACACCGAATTCGTCGGCGAGGACAGTTACCGCCCGGACCTCTGTCTCATCCAGGTGGCCACCCAGGACCGCCTGATCGTGATCGACCCGTTCGGGACCGGGCCGCTCGACGCGTTCTGGGAACTCCTGCTCGACCCGGCGCGGGTCGTGGTCGTCCACGCCGGCCGCGAAGAAGTCCGCATGTGCCGGTTCGCCATCGGCCGCCCGCCCGCGAACGTGTTCGACGCCCAGATCGCCGCCGGGTTGGTCGGGTTCACGTACCCGATCGGGTACGCGGGGCTCGTGCAAGAAGTTCTCGGCGCGCGGGCCCACAAAGGGGAGACGCTGACCGACTGGCGCCGCCGGCCGCTGACCCCGGCCCAGATCAAATACGCCTATGACGACGTCCGGTATCTGCTGCCGATCTGGGCGTGGCTGACCGACCGACTTAAGCGGAACGACCGCCTCGGGTGGGCCGCGGAAGAGTTTGCGGCGTTCGTCCGGCGGGCCGTAAACGACGACCCGGCCGTCGAGAAGTGGCGGAAACTCAAGGGGATGGGCGGGCTGAACGCGCGGGAACTCGCCGTGGCCCGCGAGGTGTTCGAGTGGCGGGAAGCATTCGCCGCGCGGCTGAACCGGCCGCCACGGGTACTCTTGCGGGACGATTTGATCGTCGAAATCGCCCGCCGCAGCCCGGCGCGTGCGGAAGATTTGCACACGCTCCGCGGGCTGCCCCGTGGGGAGGCCGACGCGATCCTGGCTGCGGTTCGGCGGGCTCACGCGCTGGCCCCGGCCGACTGCCCGGAAGTGACCGAACGGGACAACGATCTCCCGCACGTCTCGACTCTGGCCAGCTTGCTCGGGGTCGTCCTGGCGGAATACTGCGCGCGGATCAAGATCGCCCCGAACCTGGTCGCCACCACACAAGACTTGAAAGCCCTGGTCCGCGCCCGGCAGCCGGGCGGGCGGCGCCCGCCCGAATCCGCCCTGGCCGCCGGCTGGCGGGCCGCGTTCATCCGCCCGCACCTCGAAGCCATTCTCGACGGGAGGGAAGTGATTCGGGTGTCCGACCCGGCGTCGCCGACGCCCATTTCCGTCCACCCGTTTCCGGCCCCTGACGACTCCGCCCCGGCCGCGGCGTCGCGAGAATCCGCCGCGGAACCGGACGACCGGATATAA
- a CDS encoding BRcat domain-containing protein yields MAALKCPNPTCTFLFDPTQVPPGAVLACPHCGMRFTLGASPAQQAPPQSPPAPYPSGYPQQGGVPPGYGAPPAGYGQTPGYGAPATQTAAPLYPGYEQADQQPVFDEPPEPEEPSRRASGGRSPRDTSSSAPRRKSGFGPILLTIVGVTAVIVVIFTVILVSLLSRSRVTESRTTVATSDELRVADKNFAYKMPPAPWAKDQGTQNDLSVTAFALHRADPDAWVALSVSDFKDRMPLQNELRDKVRDHLNRVFANLPPDLAFEPVKWAGHEASKCQFRGEHKTSGTVCVGEAYVMAYKGVGYWFYGWAGERDVGAVADQLDELRERFRTLDLREKWTDRVGNEIVHRSKDGKYKLSNYEAIWKVPPGSDPTTDGDKKADLLLQGQIKQARRDFPPKATLVVAILEGSGDAADVATAHVRKRFTPDPEVFGPTEITEITSDPAGDPPVGPETAGVPTYRLKASPGKEASRAAEKLIVYSAINVGNEIVVAYAYCSWTEREIWERRLVQFVGSLRP; encoded by the coding sequence ATGGCCGCGTTGAAGTGCCCCAATCCGACTTGTACGTTCCTGTTCGATCCGACTCAGGTGCCGCCCGGCGCGGTTTTGGCGTGCCCGCATTGCGGCATGCGGTTCACTCTCGGTGCGTCGCCGGCTCAACAAGCTCCGCCCCAATCCCCGCCCGCCCCGTACCCGTCGGGCTACCCCCAACAGGGCGGCGTTCCGCCCGGCTACGGCGCGCCCCCGGCAGGCTACGGCCAAACCCCGGGGTACGGGGCACCGGCGACCCAGACCGCGGCCCCTCTGTATCCCGGATATGAGCAAGCCGACCAGCAACCGGTTTTTGATGAGCCGCCCGAGCCCGAAGAGCCTTCCAGGCGGGCGTCCGGCGGGAGATCGCCGCGCGACACCTCGTCATCCGCCCCGCGCCGTAAAAGCGGCTTCGGTCCGATTCTCTTGACGATCGTCGGCGTCACCGCGGTCATCGTGGTGATTTTTACAGTGATACTCGTGTCATTATTGTCGCGGTCTCGCGTCACGGAATCGAGGACCACGGTCGCGACGTCGGACGAACTCCGCGTCGCGGACAAAAACTTCGCTTACAAGATGCCCCCCGCCCCGTGGGCCAAGGACCAGGGGACGCAGAACGACCTCAGCGTGACCGCGTTCGCCTTGCACCGAGCGGACCCGGATGCCTGGGTCGCCCTCTCGGTCAGCGATTTCAAGGACCGCATGCCGCTCCAGAACGAACTGCGCGACAAAGTCCGCGACCACCTGAACCGCGTGTTCGCGAATCTGCCGCCGGACCTGGCATTTGAACCGGTCAAATGGGCCGGCCACGAAGCCTCGAAGTGCCAGTTCCGCGGCGAGCACAAGACGTCCGGGACGGTCTGCGTCGGGGAAGCGTACGTGATGGCTTACAAGGGCGTCGGGTACTGGTTTTACGGGTGGGCCGGCGAGCGGGACGTGGGCGCGGTCGCCGACCAACTCGACGAACTCCGCGAGCGGTTCCGGACGCTCGACCTGCGGGAGAAGTGGACCGACCGCGTGGGCAACGAAATCGTCCACCGCAGCAAGGACGGCAAGTACAAGCTGAGCAACTATGAAGCGATCTGGAAAGTTCCGCCGGGGTCGGACCCGACGACCGACGGCGACAAGAAGGCCGACCTGTTGCTCCAGGGCCAGATCAAACAGGCCCGCCGCGACTTCCCGCCCAAAGCCACGTTGGTGGTCGCCATCCTCGAAGGGTCCGGTGACGCCGCGGACGTTGCGACCGCACACGTTCGGAAGCGGTTCACCCCGGACCCCGAGGTGTTCGGCCCGACCGAGATCACCGAAATCACCAGCGACCCCGCGGGCGACCCGCCGGTCGGCCCCGAAACGGCCGGCGTACCGACGTACCGCCTGAAGGCGTCCCCCGGGAAAGAGGCGTCCCGCGCGGCGGAAAAATTGATCGTCTATTCGGCGATCAACGTCGGGAACGAGATCGTCGTAGCTTATGCGTACTGCTCGTGGACCGAGCGCGAAATCTGGGAGCGGCGGCTCGTGCAATTCGTCGGGTCGCTACGGCCGTAA